Proteins found in one Seonamhaeicola sp. S2-3 genomic segment:
- the speB gene encoding agmatinase, producing MKTKTYAGIPEAYAKLERAKIVLIPVPYDGTSTWQKGADKGPDAFLEASENMELYDIETDTEVYKEGIYLADAVTENTSPESMVKAVHQATKNYIKKNKFVTIFGGEHSISIGTIRAFNEVYQNLTVLHIDAHADLRKTYEGTACNHACAVYEASQNTNLIQVGIRSMDVKEKSVMDIDKTYFAHEMAIDDTWMDAAIEQMTDNVFITFDLDAFDPSILPSTGTPEPGGLLWYETLDFLKQVFEEKNVVGFDIVELCPNDIDKSSDFLAAKLYYKMLSYKFQSKDIEDDYNNHFKNNNKVNNLSKFNKDNEY from the coding sequence ATGAAAACCAAAACTTATGCAGGCATACCAGAAGCGTATGCAAAATTAGAACGAGCAAAAATAGTCCTAATTCCAGTTCCTTATGACGGAACCAGTACATGGCAAAAAGGAGCCGATAAAGGACCCGATGCTTTTTTAGAAGCTTCAGAAAACATGGAGCTTTATGATATTGAAACAGATACCGAGGTTTATAAAGAAGGTATCTATTTAGCTGATGCTGTTACAGAAAACACATCGCCAGAAAGTATGGTTAAAGCAGTGCATCAAGCAACTAAAAACTATATTAAAAAAAATAAGTTTGTAACCATTTTTGGCGGCGAACATTCTATATCAATAGGTACTATTAGAGCATTTAATGAAGTATATCAAAATTTAACGGTTTTACACATTGATGCACATGCCGATTTAAGAAAAACCTACGAAGGTACGGCATGTAACCACGCTTGTGCGGTGTATGAAGCTAGCCAAAATACCAACTTAATTCAAGTGGGTATTCGCTCAATGGATGTTAAAGAAAAATCTGTAATGGATATAGATAAAACATACTTTGCGCATGAAATGGCTATAGATGACACCTGGATGGACGCAGCTATTGAACAAATGACAGATAACGTGTTCATTACTTTTGATCTTGATGCTTTTGATCCTTCAATATTACCAAGCACAGGTACGCCAGAACCAGGTGGGTTATTATGGTATGAAACCTTAGATTTCTTAAAACAGGTGTTTGAAGAAAAAAACGTGGTTGGGTTTGATATAGTAGAACTTTGTCCAAATGATATTGATAAATCTTCAGACTTTTTAGCAGCAAAATTATATTACAAAATGTTAAGCTATAAGTTTCAAAGTAAAGACATTGAAGATGATTATAACAATCATTTTAAAAACAATAATAAAGTAAATAATCTTTCAAAATTTAACAAAGACAATGAATACTAA
- a CDS encoding AraC family transcriptional regulator: MLKSYANPIDYKIPERLKFLIKAIILGESENKVNTRVPIHPTCFPLFVYVYDDTPAFYIDGEKIIPESKLNIAGLLYNVTMESELKGKIGQLGFLLSPAAPYYLFHKKGAYFLNHWKPLEKIAPIDTSILKMNLLKCSTNHERIEVIFNLMDQLVTQSTPKILWLEQAIDIIINKGGVISQKELSNQLQISERHFRRKFKEVVGVPPKYFCKVVQLNSLFDLINRNENEKLIGYALDCGYYDQAHFINDFKKLIGSCPEDFLNGRYAYVKTYLGKR; encoded by the coding sequence ATGTTAAAATCATATGCTAATCCTATAGACTACAAAATTCCAGAGAGATTAAAGTTTTTAATAAAAGCGATTATTTTAGGTGAGTCTGAAAATAAAGTTAATACCCGTGTTCCTATACATCCTACCTGCTTCCCGCTATTTGTTTATGTATATGATGACACACCTGCTTTTTATATTGATGGGGAAAAAATTATTCCTGAATCCAAATTGAATATTGCTGGATTACTATATAATGTTACTATGGAAAGTGAACTTAAGGGTAAAATTGGTCAACTTGGTTTTTTATTGTCCCCAGCAGCACCATATTATCTTTTCCATAAAAAAGGGGCGTATTTTTTAAATCATTGGAAACCTCTAGAAAAAATTGCTCCTATTGATACTTCCATTTTAAAGATGAACTTGTTAAAATGTAGTACTAACCATGAAAGAATTGAAGTTATATTCAATTTAATGGACCAATTGGTAACCCAGAGTACACCTAAGATATTATGGTTAGAACAGGCAATAGATATTATTATTAACAAAGGTGGTGTAATTAGTCAGAAGGAATTATCAAATCAACTTCAAATTAGTGAACGTCATTTCAGAAGAAAATTTAAAGAAGTTGTTGGTGTACCACCAAAATATTTCTGTAAAGTGGTACAATTAAATTCTTTATTTGATCTCATAAATAGAAATGAAAATGAGAAACTAATAGGCTATGCGTTGGATTGTGGTTATTATGATCAGGCTCATTTTATCAATGATTTTAAAAAACTAATAGGAAGTTGCCCAGAAGATTTTTTAAATGGAAGGTATGCCTATGTAAAGACCTATTTAGGGAAACGATAA
- a CDS encoding deoxyhypusine synthase family protein, with product MNTKGAISNFIEKYYLHFNAASVVDAAKAYEDQLNSGAKMLVSLAGAMSTAELGKIFAEMIRQDKVHIISCTGANLEEDIMNLVAHSHYKRVPNYRDLTPQQEWNLLEKGLNRVTDTCIPEEEAFRRLQKHIYTIWKEADDKGERYLPHEFMYKMLLSGVLEEYYEIDLKDSWMYAAAQKNLPIVCPGWEDSTMGNIFASYVLKGELKASTMKSGIEYMTFLADWYTNNSENGIGFFQIGGGIAGDFPICVVPMLYQDLERTDTPFWSYFCQISDSTTSYGSYSGAVPNEKITWGKLDINTPKFIIESDATIVAPLIFAYLLGM from the coding sequence ATGAATACTAAAGGCGCTATTTCAAATTTTATAGAAAAATACTATCTGCACTTTAATGCAGCATCGGTAGTTGATGCCGCTAAAGCATATGAAGACCAATTAAACAGTGGCGCTAAAATGTTAGTGTCTCTTGCTGGAGCTATGAGTACTGCAGAGTTAGGTAAAATTTTTGCAGAAATGATTAGGCAAGATAAAGTGCATATAATTTCATGTACTGGTGCAAATCTTGAAGAAGATATCATGAATTTAGTAGCTCATTCACATTATAAACGTGTCCCTAATTACAGAGATTTAACACCACAGCAAGAGTGGAATTTGTTAGAAAAAGGCTTAAACAGGGTTACAGACACGTGTATCCCAGAAGAAGAAGCCTTTAGAAGATTACAAAAACACATTTATACCATTTGGAAAGAAGCCGATGATAAAGGAGAACGCTATTTACCGCATGAGTTTATGTACAAAATGCTGTTATCGGGGGTGTTAGAAGAGTATTACGAAATAGATTTAAAAGACTCTTGGATGTACGCTGCGGCTCAGAAAAATTTACCAATAGTTTGCCCAGGTTGGGAAGACAGCACTATGGGTAACATATTTGCAAGCTATGTGTTAAAAGGAGAACTTAAAGCTAGTACCATGAAATCGGGCATTGAGTACATGACCTTTTTGGCAGATTGGTATACTAATAATTCTGAAAATGGTATCGGGTTTTTCCAAATAGGTGGTGGTATTGCTGGCGATTTTCCTATATGTGTAGTGCCAATGCTTTATCAAGATCTAGAAAGAACAGATACGCCTTTTTGGAGCTACTTCTGTCAAATTTCAGATTCAACAACCAGCTACGGCTCATACTCTGGGGCAGTACCAAACGAAAAAATTACGTGGGGTAAATTAGATATTAATACACCTAAATTTATTATTGAAAGTGATGCAACTATTGTTGCTCCATTAATTTTTGCCTATTTATTAGGTATGTAA
- a CDS encoding MerR family transcriptional regulator: MNNIRVNFSIKDLENLTGIKAHTIRIWEKRYNLLQPNRTDTNIRNYSIASLQKLLNISYLNNNGYKISKIADLNEDEIPIKVREIASRANVEDHAINALKMAMVNFDQVLFYNTYNNLIENKTFSEIFYTVFLPLLKDIGILWQTKTITPAHEHFISVHIKQKILLNIERLQSLEPKPTSKTHILFLPENEIHDIGLLFINYQLRSKGYHTIFLGESVPVESLTSVLEFFEEITFISYFTVYPEIDKIPSYIKQFDDLLLKNKKNNLLLLGAKLNNIDDYMPPKNVTIYQSIENLIENL; this comes from the coding sequence ATGAACAATATTCGAGTTAATTTTAGTATTAAAGATTTAGAAAACCTTACAGGAATTAAAGCACACACCATAAGAATATGGGAAAAGCGCTATAATTTACTACAACCCAATAGAACAGATACAAACATTAGAAATTACAGTATTGCTAGCCTTCAAAAGCTTTTAAATATTTCTTATTTAAACAATAATGGGTATAAAATATCTAAAATAGCAGATTTAAACGAAGATGAAATCCCTATAAAGGTTAGAGAAATTGCATCTCGTGCTAATGTTGAAGACCATGCTATTAATGCTCTAAAAATGGCCATGGTTAATTTTGACCAAGTACTATTTTATAACACATACAATAACCTAATTGAGAATAAAACTTTTAGCGAAATATTTTACACTGTGTTTTTACCTCTGTTAAAAGATATTGGCATTTTATGGCAAACAAAAACCATAACACCTGCGCATGAGCATTTTATTTCGGTTCATATAAAACAAAAAATTCTTTTAAATATTGAAAGACTACAAAGTTTAGAACCTAAACCTACATCTAAAACTCATATTTTATTTCTTCCTGAAAACGAAATACATGATATTGGCCTATTATTTATTAACTATCAACTTAGAAGTAAAGGCTATCATACCATTTTTTTAGGAGAAAGTGTACCTGTAGAAAGCCTAACAAGTGTTTTAGAATTCTTTGAAGAGATTACTTTTATATCTTATTTTACAGTATACCCAGAAATAGATAAAATACCCAGTTATATTAAACAATTTGATGATTTACTTCTTAAAAACAAAAAAAATAATCTGCTATTACTAGGGGCAAAACTTAATAATATTGATGATTATATGCCTCCTAAAAATGTAACCATTTACCAAAGTATAGAAAACTTAATTGAAAATTTATAG
- a CDS encoding tetratricopeptide repeat protein → MLKHKPTLKLKKINTLLFISVIFLFVSCNKKEPKYVEAKKDSIFVSSELIPDSHFLGDKACAECHADEVKDWTGSHHDKAMQIATDSTILANFDNITFTSQGVKSRFFKKEGNYFVNTEGPDGKYYDYKIEYTFGITPLQQYIVKFPNGHYQCLRTAWDTEKNKWFDLYPDFKVVHSEWLHWSRGGLNWNNMCADCHSTNVRKNYKQEDHSYNTKYALINVSCEACHGPGKTHVEQAKKQGDKYVATDGMWMTSETQPKELVDQCARCHMRREQYSSYFNFEGTMMDHYFPQVLTNGLYYPDGQILDEVYVYGSFLQSKMYNNNVTCTNCHNPHSLKLKFEGNALCLQCHAKPTYDTPKHHFHEVNSEGAQCINCHMDGKIYMGNDYRRDHSFRIPRPDQSLKYGTPNACTRCHTDKDDTWAWEEFKKHYGEPDYTHFSDLLAPGFIGEDDGYHKLLTLAKDTIYPEIARASAVSNMTKYYSNEVIDNMLQFLNDESPFVRGATIDALSEMANEDYAKYFIPLLKDPKRTVRVKAFFELASLDELQIPEEYKDAYKKVRKEFETHLNVTSDFSGGRAKRGRYYLKKGDLPNAIKAFESALEIDNLNNIVRTNLANLYYRNGQFKEAEEAFKTIISQEPEYGQTYYSYALLLGELNRTEEAITQMQFAIKYMPQNVRFYYNLSLLYDKVNNFKKAEETLVKGLKIAPQNGDLLYVLAYLYQKNGNVTKAKNIAQQLVQLYPNNQQYRAMFNQL, encoded by the coding sequence ATGTTGAAACACAAGCCTACACTTAAATTAAAAAAAATAAACACCTTACTTTTTATCTCTGTAATTTTTTTATTTGTTTCGTGCAATAAAAAGGAACCAAAATATGTTGAAGCTAAAAAAGATAGCATTTTTGTTTCTTCAGAATTAATTCCAGATAGTCATTTTTTAGGCGATAAAGCATGTGCAGAGTGTCATGCCGATGAGGTAAAAGATTGGACAGGTTCTCACCATGATAAAGCCATGCAAATTGCAACAGACTCAACAATACTAGCAAATTTTGATAATATAACTTTTACAAGTCAAGGTGTTAAGTCTCGTTTTTTTAAAAAAGAGGGAAATTATTTTGTTAATACAGAAGGGCCTGATGGTAAATATTATGATTATAAAATTGAATACACTTTTGGAATTACACCTTTACAGCAATATATAGTTAAGTTTCCTAACGGACATTACCAATGTTTAAGAACTGCTTGGGATACAGAAAAAAATAAGTGGTTTGATTTATACCCAGATTTTAAAGTGGTACATTCAGAATGGTTACATTGGTCTAGAGGCGGATTGAACTGGAATAATATGTGTGCCGATTGTCACTCTACCAATGTTAGAAAAAATTACAAGCAAGAAGACCATAGTTACAATACCAAATATGCCCTAATAAATGTAAGTTGCGAAGCCTGCCACGGACCTGGAAAAACACATGTAGAGCAAGCCAAAAAGCAAGGTGATAAATATGTCGCTACAGATGGTATGTGGATGACAAGCGAAACCCAACCAAAGGAGTTGGTAGATCAGTGTGCTAGATGCCATATGCGTAGAGAACAATATTCTAGCTATTTTAATTTTGAAGGTACCATGATGGATCATTACTTTCCGCAAGTTCTTACTAATGGCTTATATTACCCAGACGGACAAATATTAGATGAGGTATATGTGTATGGTTCATTCCTTCAAAGTAAAATGTACAATAACAATGTAACTTGTACCAATTGCCACAATCCACATTCGCTTAAATTAAAATTTGAAGGCAATGCTTTGTGTTTACAATGTCATGCTAAACCAACATATGATACACCAAAGCACCATTTTCATGAGGTTAATTCTGAAGGAGCTCAATGTATAAATTGCCATATGGATGGGAAAATTTATATGGGAAATGACTACAGACGAGACCATAGCTTTAGAATTCCAAGACCAGATCAAAGTTTAAAATACGGTACACCTAATGCCTGTACCAGATGTCATACCGATAAAGATGATACCTGGGCATGGGAAGAATTTAAAAAACATTACGGAGAACCAGATTATACTCACTTTTCAGATTTATTAGCACCAGGTTTTATTGGTGAAGATGATGGATATCATAAACTGCTAACCTTAGCAAAAGATACTATTTATCCAGAAATAGCAAGAGCTTCAGCAGTTAGTAATATGACTAAATATTACAGTAATGAAGTTATAGATAATATGCTTCAATTTTTAAATGATGAATCACCTTTTGTAAGAGGAGCTACTATTGATGCTCTTAGTGAAATGGCTAATGAAGATTATGCTAAATACTTTATACCGCTTTTAAAAGATCCTAAAAGAACAGTTAGGGTTAAAGCTTTTTTCGAGTTAGCCTCATTAGATGAATTACAAATACCAGAGGAATATAAGGATGCTTACAAAAAAGTAAGAAAAGAATTTGAAACTCATTTAAATGTTACTTCAGATTTTTCTGGAGGTAGAGCTAAACGCGGAAGATATTATTTAAAGAAAGGTGATTTGCCAAATGCTATAAAAGCTTTTGAAAGTGCATTAGAAATAGATAATTTAAATAATATTGTTAGAACCAATTTGGCAAACTTGTATTACCGTAACGGACAGTTTAAAGAGGCCGAAGAAGCCTTCAAAACAATAATTAGTCAAGAACCAGAATACGGTCAAACATACTATTCTTACGCATTATTGTTAGGTGAACTTAACAGAACCGAAGAAGCTATAACCCAAATGCAATTTGCAATTAAGTATATGCCACAAAACGTTCGGTTTTATTACAATTTAAGCTTGTTATATGATAAAGTTAACAATTTTAAAAAGGCTGAAGAAACACTTGTTAAAGGCTTAAAAATAGCACCACAAAATGGCGATTTGCTATATGTTTTAGCTTACTTATATCAAAAAAATGGCAATGTAACAAAGGCAAAAAATATTGCGCAACAATTGGTGCAGTTATATCCAAATAATCAGCAGTATAGAGCAATGTTCAATCAGTTATAA
- a CDS encoding arginine decarboxylase produces the protein MNTKYVDLINQTFDFPQPEFALKKDKLFFHDIDLNKLVEQYGAPLKFTYLPQISNNIQRAKSWFDSAINKYNYKGTYNYCYCTKSSHFKHVLDEALKNDIHIETSSAFDIDIVESLKATGKIKDNTYIISNGFKRAQYITNIARLVNNGHKNCIPIIDNYEEIDLLSNEINNTFNIGIRIASEEEPKFEFYTSRLGIGYKSIVPFYNKQIKNNPKVELKMLHFFINTGIRDTAYYWNELLKCLKVYISLKKICPTLDSLNIGGGFPIKNSLAFDFDYEYMIDEIINQINLTCKEEDVDVPNIFTEFGSFTVGESGGAIYEVLYQKQQNDREKWNMINSSFITTLPDTWAISKRFIMLPINRWNSTYERVLLGGLTCDSDDYYNSEQHINAIYLPKYDKDKPLYVGFFNTGAYQETIGGYGGLQHCLIPAPKHILIDKDAQGNIITSLFKEEQKSEDLLQILGYKKESMVEKDIQILKTVNNLQLADK, from the coding sequence ATGAATACCAAATATGTTGATTTAATCAATCAAACTTTTGATTTTCCACAACCTGAATTTGCCTTAAAAAAAGACAAATTATTTTTTCATGATATAGACTTAAATAAATTGGTAGAACAATATGGTGCTCCCTTAAAGTTTACCTATTTACCTCAAATATCCAATAACATTCAAAGAGCTAAATCTTGGTTTGATTCGGCTATAAATAAATATAACTACAAAGGCACTTATAATTATTGTTATTGTACTAAAAGCTCTCATTTTAAACATGTTTTAGATGAAGCTTTAAAAAATGATATACATATTGAAACATCCTCTGCCTTTGATATTGATATTGTTGAAAGCCTAAAAGCAACTGGTAAAATTAAAGACAATACGTATATTATTAGTAACGGTTTTAAAAGAGCACAATACATAACCAATATTGCTAGACTAGTAAATAATGGTCATAAAAACTGTATACCAATTATTGATAATTATGAAGAAATTGATTTACTAAGTAATGAAATTAACAACACCTTTAATATTGGTATAAGAATAGCTTCTGAAGAAGAACCAAAATTTGAATTTTATACCTCTAGGTTAGGCATTGGCTACAAAAGCATTGTACCGTTTTATAACAAGCAAATAAAAAACAACCCTAAAGTTGAGCTTAAAATGCTCCATTTTTTCATAAATACAGGCATTAGAGATACAGCTTACTATTGGAACGAACTTTTAAAATGCTTAAAAGTTTACATAAGTTTAAAAAAGATTTGCCCAACGTTAGATAGTTTAAACATAGGAGGCGGTTTCCCAATAAAAAACTCATTAGCTTTTGATTTTGATTATGAATATATGATTGATGAAATTATCAATCAAATAAACCTAACGTGTAAAGAAGAAGATGTAGATGTACCAAATATTTTTACAGAATTTGGCAGCTTTACTGTAGGTGAAAGTGGTGGTGCCATTTATGAAGTGCTTTATCAAAAACAACAAAATGATAGAGAAAAATGGAACATGATTAACTCATCATTTATAACAACATTACCAGATACTTGGGCTATAAGCAAAAGATTTATAATGCTGCCAATAAACAGGTGGAACAGCACATATGAGCGTGTTTTACTAGGTGGTTTAACTTGTGATAGTGATGATTATTACAACAGTGAGCAACACATAAATGCTATTTATTTACCAAAATACGATAAAGATAAACCTTTGTATGTGGGCTTTTTTAATACTGGTGCTTACCAAGAAACAATAGGTGGTTATGGTGGGTTACAACATTGTTTAATACCAGCACCAAAACACATTCTTATAGATAAAGATGCCCAAGGAAATATTATTACCTCACTTTTCAAAGAAGAACAAAAAAGCGAAGATTTACTTCAAATATTAGGTTATAAAAAAGAATCAATGGTAGAAAAAGATATTCAAATTTTAAAAACAGTAAACAATTTGCAATTAGCAGATAAATAA